The region AGTTTTAATTGCCGTTTAATTCATGTTGTAGATGGTCACATCCTTCTAAGtacaacgaaatgaaaaatatttagctTGATAAATCATGGTAAATcactattttaatttttggtaaatcaAAGTGAGCAATTCCTCGGTTGCCACTTCAAGAGCTCGTTCAGgaactcttcgttaagtttcactggtgagtttgacacttctttcatataaaatgtgtcaaaatcttcactttgagtaacgaatttttagttcctgaacgagttcttcggtaacgaatttttagtGCCTGAATGAGCtccaaattttgaattttcagcggaCTTATGGCGTgagttgattttcttttcttttctttaaatttaaacgttttcatttttaattgactttgaatataaatttttgcgAGTGGGAAACCACTTAGATGATTAACATGATTTAGCAGCAATTACTGGAACAATtcctcaaaattaaaaaaatcaatgaaattttttatttacaaggTAAAGTAATAAACCTGATCACTGATTGTACAAATTTATCATTGCAAATAAACGCATTTGAAAAACAGATAATGCATAAAACATGTCAattatttgttgaaattgtgtttatatgttcattccaaaattttcaccGTCACAAATATATATGCCACATATTATGTGGTACATGCCTGGTAAACACACAATAACtccttttcatacaaagtatAGCTTGTATATATCATCACATGTGTATTTGTATTAGTAAAACATTTCTACTGTGAATTATAttaatttagggaattttaaaaaatgaagaattgaCCGAATCTTCACTGTTACTATAATgaattttatctgtctagaacgataatctcgagcttatccctctagggagtttttgtttatctcgatatatctgttctcgacagataacatatgatatgcacctattgccagactgttattttgacgtgtaggcattatgacccacgccttcggctagggcaataatgtcctacacgtcaaaataccaatcttggcaacaggtgcataatatatattacatgctgCATGCGttgaaaaccgtacttttcatgtttcaggCACTACTTTCAACgctctcagcatgtaaaattcattgaataactcgggataaaaatgaagtctcgtttttgtgtgtttattgacctcggctacgccttggatgaacaaaattcacacaaaagctctatttttcatctttttacctCTGTCAttagggtgtgtcgatttcaattttatttttttagtgaTTTCGGATTACGACCTACCGCGATTCACCAtcgcactagcaataataatcagtaaaagttttttttagaagtcaatataagcttgcaTCGCTGCtttgttttacaaattttcgagCTAAATGAGGTAGCTGGAGTgtgggtccgacccaaataAAATCTATAGATGCTTTTGCAGAGTTTTTGCAGAGTAGAGAGTCTACTATAACAtataaaaattagaaaaaagttaaaaaaatgttttaccatcGTTTTGGTATACCACTAAGTTTCACGgagttttcaataattttataagTGAAAAAGTCATCTCCtttggatgattttttttcaaactattgttgtgatagctcattttgtaggtatttcGAAAGCGCATCCAGCAAACGTACAGTTTCgataggtaaaaaaaaatggttccaCTGTTGGAAGCTGAAGTACAATATTTGTACGGTACTCCTAAAAGCGTTTGGATCGATCCTAGACCTCGAGCAGCTCGCAATAATAGACGTTTATACATACCACCTTGGATTGTATATCCAGGGAATAGCACTTTGAACGTAAATGAAGCAAAACAGTACGAAGCAGACTTAACAACAGGAAACGGGATGTTACACGATGAGACTCTTAGAGACCTCAAAAATTATACATATGAAAAGCTTCGACCTATTCTTTGGTTTCATAAAAATcattataataaataaaacacaacagaATAATACTACTACAGTTTTACTCCAAGCGGTGACGAGTAAAGATAAAGAATAACTGTAGTATATCTGCGTTGCCCGAGCACTCTTGCCAATACTTACAACTTAAAAAATCTTATTTCTAGAAAACATTCAGAATATATCCAAAAGGATAGTGACGAAGAAGTTGAAGAGTGGGATAACGATTCAGAAAGTGAtaaagatgatgatgatgcagaagaagaagatgacaATAGCTCAAGAGGCGCATAACCTCCCGAAAGTCAAGCTACTGACTCAGTCGATGAAGATGTTATTTGTACAGCTCAAAGAGAAATAAAAGTTGTATTTTTTTCACTActacaaatttgtttttaataagaAATCAATACGCCAGAGTCTTCTCTTAACCACTTCTCCGCAAGCTTTGTCAGCTTATTTTTATTAGATTTCCACTTGTCACAAAAAACATAACAATACAACATTAATTTTAAGCTCAAACGAAAAGGCAGACACAACTTGACGCAACAGAAATAGACTGTGCTGATCCTGATAAATAGAGTCCCTCTATTATTGTCTCTAAATATTGTTAAAACTGTGAAAAAGAACTATCGTTCCCATGGAACTATTCCTAAACTAAATTCTCCTTCATAGAACACATCCagaaaacgagccatcagaacagtcggagcgtttgctgcgactgagccccgtacaaacccgtatatctattgcgtacgtgaccctagtgcgtctgtcaacctactttgaccgtaagcctattgcggcAGTTAAtctagttaaagtaaaattattatgtaatgtgtacatcttagaaattgcacatagcgcaattacgaagccccgtacgacgttcccttcaaatgaaacaaaaatttcaaatagccctaaaattttaatttattgagtataaatacacatagggcctcgTATCaccctcagtccgaggacccaaatttaaaattttttcaactacattctattcggcctttgattacctttcacgggtagttgcatacctcgcctttGGCTCTActcttgtcaaaataacagttttcaaaccttggcgcttaaacacacactcgtgagttcggctcgtatcacaaaattgatccctcatgaTATGCATACTTTTCGCCGCACATAATCAAATATACtattagtccgtggtacgaatagtatttttcatattggacggagaaaaagcgcacttttcgggtcctaggtatgaaatagttatttatacaaccgagtgataaatgcttttttaggcactagatgtgtagattgtcactcgagacCGCAGGTTTTTcccaataaaggcaacggaaggTCCTACTTTTCGCCACTTTAAAGATATCTCTGCAATAAACGGCGGCAACCCTTTAATTGAAGTTTGACAGCTAACCCAGCAACTCCAGTATTACTCTTctggctcgtatcacaaaattgatccctcatgtaaaGAACTACCTCCTTAgaatccaatgtaatctactattctaTTCGCCAAGACCAAAATGTTCGATATAAGGGCTTAATGTACTGCTCTGTCCCAAATTATTTcgcaaataaaaacaattacaCCTACAATCCAGCCGCACCAAACAACAGTCGGAACAGCAAATTTGCCAGTGTACGTTTCGTCTAATTTGTGTTTCTGAGAATACAAAATTGTTGTCGCCATCATTATTCGTTCATTTCGTTCTTTGCTCCACTTATCGATAAATCCTGCACCATTCAACCGATGGATTATATCATTTATATGCTCGGTGAACGGAAACTCCCGAGCAACACGATATGACACTAGAAATGTAGTCAAAAAGTGATCATCTAGCATACGATACACTTTCACAGTCAATCGTTTGTGTATTTCCAAAATTATATGTGCCTCATATTGGTGATAAAAAAATGCTATGGAATCGTTCAATTTCCGCACTTCTTCCTTTATTTGTTTTCGATCACACACTTCGACTTTGCCACTCCACCCACCATACCTTGTTTGGTCTTCTagcaattcaataattttaacttTGTATTCGATTGCACTAGCCAAAATCGGAACTGATGATGCGTACAGATCTTTGAGGGTGTTGATTTGGGGCTGGTAAATTGGCGACGTAATGTAACTTTGAAAAGTTGATAAAATGCCATTCATCACAATGAATCCTGCGAATGTTAAAGGTACAGTGACGAATACGTCTGATCGATGAAGTTTTCCATATTTGATTGCGGTGTTATCGTTTATCAGGAGATTTATGACGTCTGCAACACATTGGAATACGGATACATGCCTTTTCCGCAAATGACTAGAGGCAAATAGTAGAACCGATGACATCGCAATCACGATCAACGTGCAAACGAAGATCTGCGTCCACGttccattttttaaatatgccAGGAAATCAGAATATGGCTTTGCATGAGGAACCATCATTACTATTATATTTTGTCGATGGGGGTACAATTCACGATGTTGTTCTTTTCCTTCGACATACTGTTCAAAGTTTAAGATATCTCCATCTGACCTGTTAGTCGACGATGAAGCATTGAAGGCACAAGAAACGGTATCCCAAAATTTCTTATCAATAACATTGGTTCCATCCAATGTCACAAGTCGAAGTGGATGCTTGTGATAATTGGGCACCCTGTCGGGAAAATAATCTATTGGGGACTTGCTTCTGGTCACATTAATTAAGTTAAATGTTCCGAATCGATCGTACTTAAAAATGTGGAATGAAGTCTCATCATCCTCAACATTCATATAAAATGCGCTAAAGATATTCACAATGCCAGCACCCCAACTCCAACGGAATAATTTCTCTATGGTATCCAGGGAGGTAATGCTACAGGCAAAAAACACTCCAACTTTCACATTGATTTCAAGCTGGCGAAAGGCCTTCAGCCGAGCCAACAATTGCGagctattttcatattttacacCTTCGACTACGACAACAAccagaaatgtatttttactCGTTATCGCCTTCAATGTTGCTGGTTCCGTAATGTAAAAATCGCTAGCCGATAAGTCGTCAAATGTATAAACTGTCTGAGTAGTAAGGTGGTTCGATTTTGTTCTCGAATACTGTATGGGAAACCAACTATTGAGATCGACTGAAGCgtccattaaaaaaatgtgatgaTCGAAACGATAATACTCATTCAGTCTATTGATTAGATTTATGTTATCAGGATGACAATGACACCAAACTATTGTCGACAGAAGGTTTACCATTATTGTCTGAACTGTCATTAAGTTCATTTTGTTATTGGAGTAGAAGTTTCAGAAGTTACTCTACTGAATACTATTTAACCACTGAACGAACGTAATAGCTGTAGCATGAAATGTATTCGTTGCCTCATTTTATAGGTGATGCCGTGTTATAAAATTGTTCCGTTTTAATAGCCGTGAAGATATTCATGTTGTAGATGGTCACATTTTTTTAGtatatcgaaatgaaaatgttaaagttATCATTTATTGTATCAGTATATCTTATATAAAAGCGAGGAAAAATAAGTGCGAATaaactagttttttttttgcttaatttgATCACAACTCTTAAGAGCgttcaccccttggcaaaattctagcctacatttgtgcgcaaaaatattcgtcttTTGATTGGTTTgtggtttgtgggtgataagttatcccacttggagaaacctttgcaaaatgtgtaaattaaaGTTATGACTtacaaaccatttttttctttaaaagtaacacatttttgcatgctttattggttttatttttcaaaaaaaaaattcgttcagagaaatcatcaaaaaacgaatatttttgcgtacaaatgtaggctagaatttTGTCAAGGGATGAGCGCTCTTCAAGCATTCATGTAGCTACATGTGTGTCTTAATTTAGTTTATTCTGAAGTTGAACTTTTGGGTGAATCAgtggatgaacaaatgaattaaaaaataaatttcgacgCACTCTGATATTAGAGCATCGTGCATAACTCAAATTCGACGCTGCGTTTGATTTGTGATCTCCATTTCAAGGTTTGAATTTTCAGCTgacttatggcgtgaattgatttctcttttctcttattgaaatttaaactttttttaattgacttaaatacaaatttttgcgAGTTAGAATTCACTGATTTAGCAGCAAATATTGGAACaattccaatttaaaaaataatgaatttttttaatttacacgGTTAAGTTATAAGCCTGATCACGTGATCACCGATTGTACAAATTTATAACTGTGAATAAGCGCATTTGAAAAACAGATAATGCATAAAACATGTTAATATTATGTTGTAATGACCGTTATTTATGCTGTACATTCCTAAATTTTCACTGTCACAAACAGTATATATGCCACATATATGGTAAACACAAAATAAGTCCTTTTCATACAGAGTATAGCTTGTATATCATCACCTTTAATGGTTTCTATTCTTTCATATTATTGTAAGACATTTCAACTGTGAATTGTATTACATATTAGccaattttttctattcgaAGAAAACAATGGAGTTAACGACATGAAAATAGGTTCTAAAAagtaattacaaaatattaaaagttaCTTGTTAAGGctagttcatggtcgcatctatcgcaaaaatgtatgcgagtatgaactggccttaatgCCATTTCATGGTCGCAtctatcgcaaaaatgtatgcgagtatgaactggccttaagggaTATTTAAGAAATGAAGAATTGATCTAATTTGTACTGCATGTGATAATGAATTTTACCTTACTACGGAGGTAAAAGTAGAGGGAAAACTCTTTACCTCGCTCGTAaggtaatagtagattatttacctctgtccaaaatggttattttgacgatttggaagtTATGTACCGAGCCGAATGCATGGTACATAACacgaattgtcaaaataaacatctGGTATAAGGCATTTCCCTCCCTAATTAAGAAATATAATGCACctatgtccaaatgtttattttgacgagttggtgattgtgatcctCAGCCGAAGGTGCGGATCATgatccaactcgtcaaaataaacatttggatcATTTGGATATAGAtgcatatcatttttttgtgtcgatgcaaagataaacccaaactcTCTCTCCGAGCCGATGCATAATGTTGGTCGTACCACACAGAGACATATAAAATAGCATActatgaaaagtctcgttttcgtgtgtttattgacctcggcttcgcctcggatgaacaaaattcacacgaaaactctatttttcaactttttatcatgtaaaatattatttacggGCGGCTGTGCCTTTCGAAGTTTAGGCTAACTTGTAGCCGGCTTATTTTGAAGGCATTCggtagaacattttttttgtgcataaaATCTTGCTTTTCGTGAATTAAAAATAGTTCTGACTTATCTTTTacatgtcatctgttatcgaaaacaacGAGAAAATAAACGAGGAGCTTTAAGTTAATGCTAGGTTAATACGGGTCGTTTATGacatagatcatcttcaaggccatCCACGTCAAGAAATGCCATCAAGAAATGGAACGAAACATtcaacgaaacttaagtgaggttacggctgaaagtaccgtatcttgaagatgatctaaaagagatttgaaatcaatctcttcaATCAAAAATCAACCAACAGATCCAATAGTAAAACTGATAatgtaaaaggttaaaaagATGTATAATTGAGCTAATATCGCAGGTAACATAATCATCactcaaaaattcaaagaaaattaatttgtaaaattgtgaTCAGCAATGATCAGGTGGCTCGGTCAACCATTTTCAAGATTCGAGTCATTTCACACGTTTAAGTTGATTTGGCTTGTTCCGCGCGTTCGTAAGTTATGATGTGCAAGGGAAGTTGTAGGGATCAACGAAAGTTTAgatgttaaaattgatttattttctgtAACTTATTCGATTGACATAATTCTGTAATCCGATGGTGATTGTATGCTAGACATAAAATATtcttctaacaaaaaaaaaataaacaaacaaaaacacgcCCGACAGTCACCCGACACATTGCGGATCTATATTACGGATGAAATATCCTTTTCATAAATTGTGGTGTACCCAACCGCAAATGCACCATTCACTTAGAATGTCTCAACATCGGCTGTAAGTTCAAGGGAAAATGAGCGAAACCTATCATGCGAAAAGTCAGAACTACTCACCAAAATGAACACCTTCTTCGGCATCCAACGATCCACTAAACTTTGCAATTCAGCATTGGAATCGACATTTGGTTCGTCGTCTGGAGTGTTATTATATCGAATCTCAAATTCGGGCAATTCCTGCCAGCCGGCTTTCAGTGGATACAGATTAAATGATAGGTCGAACGATGATCGGGAGTAGATAGAAATGTTAAGCTGGAAAAACAGAAGAATTTTGTTGTAGTCAATAATGATACCATTTTAAGAAGCAGGGGGAAATCCTCGTTCACTCGGCTGTTGAAGTGAGGGGACTAACAAACACATTAATTGCGTTGTTTGCAACTGATGAAATTCGAAGCACAGAGAGTTTGCCCGTCCCACCTCATTTgtctaagttttttttttctacagtGAAAGGTAAACGAAAACTAAAATGCGAAATATCGTACACCGTGAAACTAAGGGAtgtcgaaaacaaaattacagGAAAGGTGACACTGAAAACGTACCTGAGTATTTCCAGAAATCATAAAATTCTCCGAATTTTTCATGCTCGTTCGCAATCGCATCGCCTTCACAGTTGGATTGACCAGTGTTATCTTCAGCGTCATTGGAactttaacatacattttatcaTCCAGGCAACAGTGAATGTTCAACGGCGATTCGACGATTTCTGTTGGGAAAGTTCAAAGAAACATTAAATATTTGgttcaaatcaaaattctgtATCAATTGATCGTACCAATGCCTTGAACGATAAGCTTCGTTTCATTTTCCTCGATGCATCCGCTTCGTCGCCATCGAACACAATAAACGCCAAACACTGGTAACGTATGGTTCATTTCGCTAAAACTGCCATCCCTCAGAAAGCCCCGACAGTAGTCGGTCAACTGGAACGAATCGATGGCCTTGTTGTAAATGGTTTTGCTAATCAATGCCGTCTTCGCATCGTCTTTGGCAGCGATGGTCTCGTTGAAACTACTGGTCAATAAATCCGAACTTTTTCCCTTGACCATATCAGCAAACGTTCGATTTTGACTGGTGTTCATTAGATTGGGAACGATGGTTGAATTGATGGGAATTTTCGACAACAAATTCGATTTGAACCGATCGTCCTTTTCGACAGCATGTGCAGGAAATGTTGCATTTTCGTGTGCCGGTCGGTCAATATTCCGGATTCGTTGGAAGAGTAAATTTTCCTTGTCGGCATTCTGCAAATGATTAGCGGACACCCACTGCGCTGTAGTTTTGTTTGCATGAAGAATTTTGATGTCCTTGATCGTTTGGCCGGTTTTGTATGGAACGGTGAATTTTCGCCGTTGCTTACTGTACGGTTTTTCGATAAGGTTGTGATCCTGTGCCGGAAAAATGATAGAAACTCAAATACAGAAACACTGGGACCAGCTACATCGATCGAAACAGATGCTTCGAATAAACTTACACAAATCAAAAACATGTCCAGGATGTCGATGTCACACCAAGCCTTCACCTCCAAATCAACGCGAAACAAAAAGTCTTCATTCCGGAAACCCTGAATCATCGCTTGCTTGTTGAGCGTAAAAAATCGCCCGCGCACCGCGAATTCCTCAACGCATGGAATGATAATTGTGTCTTCCTTCACCTTCCTAACCCCATCGTCGATGTACTCGATGTTCAcattatgtgatttgttgtgCTGTAGACTCGGTTTGCTAGCCTCCTTGTGCACGGGCGAGTCGACGATAACGTCGCTTTTCATATTGGTTGACGCGTTCACCGATTGAATGTTGTCGATTTGATACCACAGCTTCTGGTGTAGCTCAATGTTGCCGCCAATCAGACTGACAACATAATACTGGATTGGAACGGATGTGTTCATCTGTAGATCGCCAACATCGATTTGGATTTGCGAGTGCAGCTTTTGTCGCGTCTTGGATAGATCGACGGTGATGAAAACTGGAAATGGAGGGACGAAGAATTGATACAAACTCACGATGCCAGAACATTCATTTCTTACCTTTGTTTCGGAGATTAGGCGGAACGGTGATGCTAACACCAACTTTTTGCAGGGCTAAGTCAAAGGAATTTGTTATCACAGCTGTTGACTTAAAATACTCGTTCACGAGCATTGGTTGATTGCACAAACTATTTTGCGTAGTAAGATGAAAtctgaaattatttgaaagaaTAACGAAAGTGAAAGCTACATCCTCTGTatagcaacaaaaaaacgtACGTCGGAACGATGTAGCAACTGCTATTGATGTGCACACTTTCCAGGCTGTCATCATGAGGATTATAACTTTTGAAGTTTTTAACTTTGCGTAGTGCCGCACTCTGGGTCAACACGGCATAATGCTTATCGGCGCCCATGACTATTTCCAAACGAAGAATCTGTAAACCATCATCGAAACGACTTTCAGCGACTCTGTTCTTCTCACCACAAAGGCCAAACTTACACTCAGCTCCGTGTTCTCCACAAATTTGTATTCATTGGCCGTGAACTGGAATTTGTAACACTTGTTCGGTTCCACCATAAAGTCAGCATCGATCGCCTTCGGATTACTTTCCGCATTCGATTTCACTTCAACGAACGAATGAGTTGTCAGCTTATAGTTCAGATTTGAATCGGTGAGCCAGAGCGAAAAGCTGCGCAACTTCAAAGGAACTTCCGATTTCGATCTGTGAAATATGAACGATTGTTGTGAGGTCCTTCTCTCGAGCATTCTTCTCGATGCCACAGCAGCTGTGTTCACAACCTTACCTTAGAAACAGTTGCAACTGAATTGTTTCATCAAGTTTACATTGCGGACTGTCGAATGTGACGATGCACTCAAGCAAATCAGACATTCGGTCCATGTCAATGACGATCGGTGGCTTAAAATTTGACAGAGCTGATTCCCACTGAGATTTCAGTTGTGGTGCCGTTTGCGATGGCGATATTGGCGGAACGTTCTGTATTTTATAGTCAACAAGAGATAAAAACTTTGTCTTGGTGAGTGTGCAAACGGGCGTGAACGTAAACAAACCTGAAAAACTTTCCACAAATTCTCCAGCACAACGATTCGATCTGATTTGTTCAGATTGATTTTCGGCGACAAGGCCTCGATGctacaagcaaaaaaatcGGCAACGGACGCTGCGAGGAACGCGGACTGTAATGTTTTCAGCAACACCTCTGTGAACACCGGATACCACATGTCGTCACGATAGTCGGAGAGCATTAAGCTGTACAGCCTAATAAAGGagtgaaatagaaaattgtaatGTTGGCTGTGAGAGTTCGTATGCAGCAAATTAACGTACGTCAGAGACTTTGAAAAATCGCCACACTTCAAATATTCCTCAGCCATGTCAATGGCAAGTTTCTTCCGAAACCTTGGACACTTGTAATGCTTAAATTGAGCCATAGCCTTACTCAACTGCGTAATAATCGCGGCCTATTAAATGTCAACGGTCAATAAACTCGCAAATAAACTGAATCCAAACACTTACCGAATGATTAAAACTTTTCTCCGTCTCCTGAACCATAATGATCATCTGCTGTTCGTTCATTGGCTCGCTGAGTTTTGTTCCACGCACGCCAAAGAAGTCGCTCCAGAAGATGTTGGACAATTGATTGCCGTCCAGTACTTGGCCGTGCGATTGGGCACAGCATTGCTGGAACGCTTCTTTACGTTTGCCTAAATATTCGGCCGATTTGTGGAAGTAGAGACCGGGATGTTGAGTCTGTAATGCTGGTAGTCCAATTTTGATGGCATCACAAAATAGGTCAGCAAATGCGCTGTACCTGAAGGGAATGgaaaatgaaggaaatttAGTGGGATTCTTGGCTATTCTTGGCTcgaattttcgttgatttggaatttttgtgatgtggAAACTCTGGTGGAGCAACAAGACTCAGACTTACTGTGCGCTCAGCCATCCAAAATGCTCGAAAATCAGCTCTTTGAATCCGGTCCGTGTCCTGAACCGTTCGATATGACTCTTGAACTGTGTGATTGCGTCTCGCGGTGCATTCAAACGAAACATCAGTTTGCACATTTTGTAATTGAGAAAGCCTGCAACGGTTTTCATTTCAAGACAATTCGTGTCGACCACTCGTATTTCTTCCAAATTGACGTACGCCTGCGAATAGTGCCTGCTCGGAAGAGAAACATTACAACATTAAAGGACAATTTTTGCTTGGGACAGCAATCTTCGGTGGATTCACAAACTTCAATGCGGCACTGTAGTCAAATCTCATTTCCGCTA is a window of Bradysia coprophila strain Holo2 unplaced genomic scaffold, BU_Bcop_v1 contig_350, whole genome shotgun sequence DNA encoding:
- the LOC119080624 gene encoding trafficking protein particle complex subunit 11 — encoded protein: MSADTSSLPSELITTPLPLIGLSGLDVDKNPIHKSVLESFINNRKPDRAQIQFKLLPPNYEFPVSKPKRQTYEWYNPKGILKRNWMLKHLHVLPAVVVLFQDIEWNDPQWSEKLLHCASIVQSLKNSLQGRNTRIAVVLLQKDSPIPSTDVIAVERSANLTSKCDITSKMLFVLSINEHLMGCILRLESAFVDFGQSYYKQMTQQVRVHRDQLTTSHQFLKIRHQFKLGFIAEMRFDYSAALKHYSQAYVNLEEIRVVDTNCLEMKTVAGFLNYKMCKLMFRLNAPRDAITQFKSHIERFRTRTGFKELIFEHFGWLSAQYSAFADLFCDAIKIGLPALQTQHPGLYFHKSAEYLGKRKEAFQQCCAQSHGQVLDGNQLSNIFWSDFFGVRGTKLSEPMNEQQMIIMVQETEKSFNHSAAIITQLSKAMAQFKHYKCPRFRKKLAIDMAEEYLKCGDFSKSLTLYSLMLSDYRDDMWYPVFTEVLLKTLQSAFLAASVADFFACSIEALSPKINLNKSDRIVVLENLWKVFQNVPPISPSQTAPQLKSQWESALSNFKPPIVIDMDRMSDLLECIVTFDSPQCKLDETIQLQLFLRSKSEVPLKLRSFSLWLTDSNLNYKLTTHSFVEVKSNAESNPKAIDADFMVEPNKCYKFQFTANEYKFVENTELSILRLEIVMGADKHYAVLTQSAALRKVKNFKSYNPHDDSLESVHINSSCYIVPTFHLTTQNSLCNQPMLVNEYFKSTAVITNSFDLALQKVGVSITVPPNLRNKVFITVDLSKTRQKLHSQIQIDVGDLQMNTSVPIQYYVVSLIGGNIELHQKLWYQIDNIQSVNASTNMKSDVIVDSPVHKEASKPSLQHNKSHNVNIEYIDDGVRKVKEDTIIIPCVEEFAVRGRFFTLNKQAMIQGFRNEDFLFRVDLEVKAWCDIDILDMFLICDHNLIEKPYSKQRRKFTVPYKTGQTIKDIKILHANKTTAQWVSANHLQNADKENLLFQRIRNIDRPAHENATFPAHAVEKDDRFKSNLLSKIPINSTIVPNLMNTSQNRTFADMVKGKSSDLLTSSFNETIAAKDDAKTALISKTIYNKAIDSFQLTDYCRGFLRDGSFSEMNHTLPVFGVYCVRWRRSGCIEENETKLIVQGIEIVESPLNIHCCLDDKMYVKVPMTLKITLVNPTVKAMRLRTSMKNSENFMISGNTQLNISIYSRSSFDLSFNLYPLKAGWQELPEFEIRYNNTPDDEPNVDSNAELQSLVDRWMPKKVFILPMLRHSK